Part of the Musa acuminata AAA Group cultivar baxijiao chromosome BXJ3-10, Cavendish_Baxijiao_AAA, whole genome shotgun sequence genome, tctctctctctctctctctctctctctctctctctctctcctctcctacAATAACCTGAGGTTGGTAGTCCACAATGAACTCGGTTGTTTTGGATACAAATTTTGCTGTTTCTATCTTGACCCCATGTTGACACCAATCGATCCAACCCCACTTCTGCCTGAGCCATTTTGCTTTGGTAACACTCACATTTTAGTGACTGTCCTCATCTGTCACCACCACCAAGGGAGTTTCATGTACATGGAGTAGCCCAAGCTTAACTACTAAAGTACAGTTTGCCCTCAAGCTTTAAACAGACACCATTAATCCCCCACTAGAAGCTGGATTGCCTTTTAGAAAGGTTACAATTTGAAAGACAAAGAAGTCCTCAACTTATCTGATCACCATCTTTTTCTTGTGCTTCCGTTGGTTGCAAACTTGGTCCTTGTCCGAGTCCTAAGATATGGCACAAAGGATTACAAGGTGGTATTATGGAACGAGAAGTAGTACGAAAAGGACAACCTCACATTATAGCACCATAGCCTTTGAGGGACACAGCAAGCAGCTTTTTTAGGAAATAGCACTATTGTAAACACGCCGACTGGCAGCTCGGGAACCCCCAAAATGATGAGGACTTGATGGCACAGAGGACCGGGCAGGGCCTCAAGATTGCCACTTCTAATGGGTTGAAGTGATTGATTTAGAGAACTAAGTACGTGACAtgggaagaaggaaagaaaaattcttctcatGCGAGTTAGCAAATATGCTTAAGATTTTGAGCCAACACTGTCCTCGAAAAATAGCCCACCTGCATTCTCCTCCTGTGCTGAAATTATTTGGTTCTCCCAAGTACTTTCCATTTTGTGTAAATTTTGTTTGAAATAAGAACTCTTGTAATGATTATAACGACTGTGGTAATGATTTTAGGATGATGTTATGTGGGAAGAACAGCCATTCTCActgttcatcaaatatatatatacacatgaagTTTGACATGTTGCTTGATTTTGATAGTCACAAAATAACAATGATTTGATTTGGTTTTTTTCCGTTTGGGGGCTATGATAAGTTATGGTAGTATGttaaagggggaaaaaaaagattaaaatggGAGGAGATCTCATACGCAAATAGTAGTATATATATCTCAGTTTGCTAAGAAGTAACTTGAACCTGAGTGATATATCAGTAGCATTTCTGAGAAGCTTTCTACTGTAGAAATTTGCAGGATAACTTTGAATAGTATTGACACAAGCCATATCCTGCCAAATAAATGGCTGATTACCAGACCAGTCTCTCTTTCATTAATTTATAGCCTACAAcaaaaaccatatatatatatatatatatatatatatatatatatatatatatatacccttcaCTTCTGACTGAGAGAAGTCACTGTTCAATGATATATCACATCACATTGATCAAAGCCTGGAAAAGATCACAACGGCGACTGAAGAGGGAAAATAAAAAGGATCTCCATGGTGCTAAAGCTTCGGCATGCGATGCGCTCTCACTCCATCGGTCGTTCGTCCTCTCAGGCAACGCTATTGAGTCCCATACATCCTGACCATAACTTCTTTAACGATCTCTTCTGCAAACAGGAAAAGGAATTGGCCGAGTTTGTCAGATACATACACTGGCacggaagaagaagaaatctGTGTAGGAAAGGGAGCAAACAGGAGTGAGAGATACCCTCTTGGGCTTCTGGTAGAGGAGCTCAGGTGGGATCTTGTACAAGTCCTCGTCCACGGCCTTGGGAGCTCTATGCCTCCTCGGGGTGGCTTGGATCTTCAGGTCGCTGATTACCTTCACTTGCTTCCTCTGCTGCCCTTTACCGTAGTGCTTCTCTCCTCCTATATCACCAGCCTTTTTCACCTAAAACCAAAATTTGATCAATGACACAAGTCAAGGCATGAGATACATGTAGTTGGAAAGAGTATGTAGTCTGAGATCAATGATAACCTTTCTCTGGTGGTTAAGATAAGCCGGTCTCACTTGGGCTGACACGTTAAAGAGATCGTCATCTTCACCAAAAAAATGGCCTCGGATCAACCCAGCCTGCACTGCTGACTCGAAGTAGCGGGTGATGGGAAGCTCGTCGCAGTAATCCCAGTACCCAAATGCTGGAACCTGGTGCCTCTTCATCATGCCCTGTGACCAAAGGTAAGCACAAACATCAGCTGCTAAAGCCACACTTCATACTCCAACGAGAAAAATAACCAAAGCTCGTGGCCATGTTTACATACCTCCATCGTCGTATATGTATACGAAGAAGCCAATCTGTGTGAAGTGACCAAGCAATCGTTGAAGCGTTGGTGGTTAATATATAGGAGACCCCAAGGGAGCAGtagtagcagcagcagtagcGGGGGGTAAGGTGAAGTCTCAATCACAAGGACAAGGGAAGGAAGTGCTTTGGCCTTCTTTATCAGGCATGGCCTGCCCTCAGCTTAGGAAGCTTACTCATTGCCACTCAAAGACCCCATTCTTTTCCTCTCCCACCAAGTCTCTGGCTTTTTGGCTCTTGTCCCAAAGCCAACAGTAGTGATTCTTTTGCCCCCCGCCATGCCTGGATACACGAGTCCTCAAAGGATTAGGCCTTTGACGTTTTGGCCTCGAAAGCTGGGGTCAGGAGGGGGCCGCCGTTTAAGATTCTTTTACCTCGGTTGCCATGCGCAGTCATGTGAAACCCTtatcccccctctctctctctctctctctctcgattttTTAGGTCTACTCTGCCACTGACTGCGCAGCATGCGTAATGTATGGAGACCAACCAGGAAAGGATGGTTTTATTGATTGTTAACCAGACTGATGAACGGCTTCCTTTCTCTTTCGAAAAGTTGTGTGTTGGGAAGCAGGAACGAGAGCCTCCGGTTTTTGTGGATTCAGCGATTGGATGAATGAGATGGGAAATGTTTTGGCAAGGAAAAGAAAGGTTCTAATGGCTCGTACTGAGTTACAATCTACGAAACCGACAAGGACATGGAATGAGGCCTTTCAATTATGACATCTTGTTGGGGTACGCATGGCGATGGTTAGTCATAGACAGCCTTTTCCGTTAGCTTTCCACTGTAACTTCACTCCGCTCTCTTCACATATTTTATTAGCACCCTCATAATTCCGCACTAATTGCGCAGGCTTCGTAGCAAATGCGATGGTTGAGTGCGTACCAGAGGAACACTCTCGGCCTGTCAAGGGTTTCTAGCTACGTACTACGCAACATGGGAAAAGATATTACGTAGCTACGTAAGCATATCCTCGAAACATACTTAAAAGCGTTTTAGGATTTAACAGAAACACTTATGTTTTGCAAGAGGAACAAAGCTGTTGATGTTGGCTGACAGAGAGAAAAGATGGAGTAGTAGAAACGACCAAAGCTTGCATCTGCATTCAGCGAGTACGGATGTACTAATCATGATTGTGATTGGTGAAGAGTCTGCTGCATTGCATCGGAAAGGAAGGAAGAGGAGCACGCTGCATTAGAAAGCGCCCAAACCAGGGTTATAATTGTGATTGGTCAATGCAAAGCCCAGCACGAGAAGAAGACATGCGAATCAATGCCACATGTCAATCATGCGAAAACTTTTAGTTGTTATGTATCGGGCAAATAGTGTTCGCACTTTGGGGAACAAAGGTCCGGCGACGGTCAAATCACGGTGTTGACTCATAGCGGTCATTTTTCTGTGCTGCCTTTTCATTAAAACATTTGTCAATTCGATTAAAATAATAGTTTGATCATATGAGACTCGAATAAATGTAATATATCCTTTTGCTGAAATGAAGATTTTGGTTACTCAATGCATATTAATAAATGTACGTTTGGGTTTTTTtacatattaatatatatataatataataccaTGATGGGTGCTCAAGGAATGTTAGTTAGTTATGTTATATATAAACTGACACAGAATGATGGGCCACGTAATGACCATGGATGGATCGGCCTGCCCAGGTTGATCGTGGTTTGGTAAGCCGAAGTTTGACCTCCTTTGTCTGCGTCGAAGTCAACAGGGCCTGCCTCTTTGGTGGGGTCGCATCCGCCCATCCATAGCGAGGTCTCACCAGCGCCGCATGCATCACATCACAGCAAGGGGAGTCGCCTACTCCTCTTAAACCTCCCATTGCACCGCGCAGATCTTACCGTCTCTTTCGGCGTCGCAACGCTCCAACGTCCCAAAGTTCCAACTTTATTATGGGCCTCACAGGCACTATCATTTCCGACTTCTCCATCGCAAACTGACGAAGAACATGAAAACAGTTATCTCCAGTCCTCCGATATTTCTCGCGGAAGAACATGAAACACGAAAATGAGGGGAAATATCGAAGTAATGAGTTCATTGGCTACGAAGTTGATTTCAATTGGAAGATATTTTCATAGCGCAAGCAGGGGAAGAAACAAGAGAACAAATCAAATCGAGGCAATGAGATATTTTCCTGGtttaatcaagaaaaagaaaagaaggaatgaAATCAGAGGAACGTGTTGTTGTAAGATATTTTCCAGTGCAAACAAAATAACACATCTATATCTATCTAGCCATGGTTGTCGAGTGGTATAGATCGAACTAAGTGATCCATGTGGTTGCCGCTGCGTGATCCTAAAGGAAGTTCTTATCTTGCCAAGGCTACGTTCTGACACCCTACTGCAGTTGCATGGTCATGGCTGCTCCGGCTGCTCCGTCCACTTTGTATCCAACTCCTCGGTGCAATTCCAGTGGAAATATCGTTCCATTTCCGGCGAATCCATTCAAGAGGTCAGCCACGCTGCTCGACCGCCCATTCCGACAAGCTCTGAGACTCGCGGCCACCGTGTCGCAGGCGGTCAGCGGCACCGACCAGCAGACGAACGTCCTCAGCGCAAACGAGGAAGGAGACACAATCCGGAGGCTACAGAATGGGTCTGACGTGCGCGGGGTTGCTCTAGAGGGAGAGAAGGGCCGCAGCGTCGACCTTACGCCCCAGGCGGTGGAGGCGATCGCCGAGAGCTTCGGAGAGTGGGTCATGGAGAGCCTGACGAAGGAAAGTGAGCAGGAGATGGCGAAGGTGCGGGTGTCCTTCGGGCGAGACCCACGTCTATCCGGGCCGGCGCTGAGCACGGCGGTGTTGGCCGGGCTGTCGAGAGCCGGCTGCCTCGTCTTCGACATGGGTCTCGCCACCACCCCAGCATGCTTCATGAGCACCGTCCTGCCGCAGTTCGCCTACGACGCGTCGATCATGGTAAGATCTGCACTTGCCGAAGGAGCAGCATGCATATGACGATGCTAAAAACCGATGAACCCAGATGACGGCGTCGCACCTACCGTACACCCGCAACGGGCTCAAGTTCTTCACCAGGAGAGGGGGGTTAAACGCTAGCGAAGTGGAGGACATATGCGACCGAGCTGCCCGGAAACATACGACGAGAAGGATGGGGCTTGGGTACAGTGGCAGCGTGCCATCGCTGACGAGGAACAACGTGGACTTCATGAGTGCGTACGCCGAGCACCTTCGCACCATTATCAAAGAGAGAATAAACCATCCCCACCATTACGACACTCCCCTCGAAGGATTCAAGGTACGCGCACAGCACATTTCATGGCACGTAATGTGGATACTAAGATTACGGTATCAGCAAACGAACGACCTGAGTCCATGTCGTATAAACTGTTCCTGCAGGTGGTAGTGAACGCCGGAAATGGTTCCGGGGGTTTCTTCACCTGGAACGTGTTGGACAAGCTGGGAGCCGATACCTTCGGCAGCCTCCACTTGGAGCCCGACGGGATGTTCCCCAACCACATCCCCAACCCGGAGGACCGCACCGCCATGTCGCTCACCAGAGCGGCCGTCCTCGAGCAACAGGCCGACCTCGGCATCGTCTTCGATACCGACGTCGACCGGAGCGGCGTCGTCGACAGCACCGGCGCCGCCATCAACGGCGATCGGCTGATCGCGCTGATGGCTGCCATCGTGCTGAGGGAGCATCCGGGGACGACGGTCGTGACCGACGCGAGGACCAGCGTGGCCCTCACGGAGTTCATCGCCGCCCGTGGCGGACACCACTGCCTGTACCGCGTGGGGTATCGGAACGTGATCGACAAGGGCATTCAGCTCAACCGGGACGGCATAGAGACGCATCTGATGATGGAGACCACAGGGCACGGCGCACTCAAAGAGAACCATTTTCTTGATGATGGTAAAACCGCCCCGCATCACTTTTCTTCGTCTTTTGCTTATTACGTATTCACCTGCTTCATGATCTCTGCCTATAGGTGCATACATGGTCGTAAAGATCATCATCGAGATGGTACGCATGAAACTGATGGGCTCCAGCGAGGGGATCGGAAGTCTCATTAAGGAACTCAAGGATCCACTGGAGTCGGTGGAACTGAGGATGAACATCCTGACCCAGCCGAAGCACGCCAAACAGAAGGGCGCTGAGGTTGTGGAGACACTAAAACAAAACATCGAGGTGAAACTCTTGTCCCCCTCCTCTTCTTGTTTGGCATGGTTAGTGTTGACCAGTTGCAGTGAAGTTGGACTTTGTGTTGGTATACTTCACTCAAGCCTGTTCTAACCAAAAAATTATCTCTCTCGATCCTGATGCAACATCTTGCATCTTTGACTTGTTGAGATCTTGGTAGAAAACGTAATCTGGTCTCTCGTTCGATGTGCATCGATTGCTCTGTTCAAAGCGTGCAACTCAATGGGCTAATTGTGGAACGCAGGAAGGGCGACTCCGAGGATGGCATCTCGACGCTTGCGGCGACTGCTGGGTGAGTGATGGCTGCCTTGTCGACTCAAATGACACACCAGTTGACATCGATGCTCGTATGTACAGGTATAGGAAGAGCTTGCTTGTCCTGCATTTTCTTTATTCTGATATACTATGCGCATACATACCTCTCCAAGAAGACATCCTTTTGTGTTCGCCTGATATCATCTTAAGAAGACATGTCTCATTTATTGTGAGAAAGCATAGTGCTGATTTGCGTAGGAAAATAATTGAACAATCATCG contains:
- the LOC135650505 gene encoding uncharacterized protein LOC135650505, with translation MEGMMKRHQVPAFGYWDYCDELPITRYFESAVQAGLIRGHFFGEDDDLFNVSAQVRPAYLNHQRKVKKAGDIGGEKHYGKGQQRKQVKVISDLKIQATPRRHRAPKAVDEDLYKIPPELLYQKPKRKRSLKKLWSGCMGLNSVA
- the LOC104000728 gene encoding uncharacterized protein LOC104000728 yields the protein MVMAAPAAPSTLYPTPRCNSSGNIVPFPANPFKRSATLLDRPFRQALRLAATVSQAVSGTDQQTNVLSANEEGDTIRRLQNGSDVRGVALEGEKGRSVDLTPQAVEAIAESFGEWVMESLTKESEQEMAKVRVSFGRDPRLSGPALSTAVLAGLSRAGCLVFDMGLATTPACFMSTVLPQFAYDASIMMTASHLPYTRNGLKFFTRRGGLNASEVEDICDRAARKHTTRRMGLGYSGSVPSLTRNNVDFMSAYAEHLRTIIKERINHPHHYDTPLEGFKVVVNAGNGSGGFFTWNVLDKLGADTFGSLHLEPDGMFPNHIPNPEDRTAMSLTRAAVLEQQADLGIVFDTDVDRSGVVDSTGAAINGDRLIALMAAIVLREHPGTTVVTDARTSVALTEFIAARGGHHCLYRVGYRNVIDKGIQLNRDGIETHLMMETTGHGALKENHFLDDGAYMVVKIIIEMVRMKLMGSSEGIGSLIKELKDPLESVELRMNILTQPKHAKQKGAEVVETLKQNIEEGRLRGWHLDACGDCWVSDGCLVDSNDTPVDIDARMYRARVSDEVHGQHGWIQIRQSVHNPNIAINMQSSMVGGCQAITTTLRDEFLLASGLEEFVDISQVDAYARSGSLG